A region of Procambarus clarkii isolate CNS0578487 chromosome 22, FALCON_Pclarkii_2.0, whole genome shotgun sequence DNA encodes the following proteins:
- the LOC123761236 gene encoding mucin-2-like, whose amino-acid sequence MTGSRCVQHSHNDGPSPPPCGTLATVLWRSDSAPLKITLTGSFLMEGNLSVRLSLSYPAPQDRLTTPISCITRAVAHFTLAGYSTSSPVDSTGSPANSTSSSADSTSSPVDSTSSPVDSTSSPVDSTSSPVDSAGSPVDSTGSPVDSTSSPVDSTSSPVDSTGSPADCTSSPADSTSSPADSTGSPVDSTSSPVDSTISPADSTGSPVDSTGSPVDSTSSPVDSTSSPADSTSSPADSTSSPADSTGSPADSTGSPVDSTSSPVDSTISPADSTGSPVDSTSSPVDSTSSPADSTSSPADSTSSPADSTSSPADSTSSPADSTSSPVDSTCSPADSTNSPVDSTSSPADSTCSPADSTNSPADSTSSPVDSTSSPADSTCSPTDSTSSPVDSTSSPADSTSSPVDSTSSPTDSTSSPVDSTSSPADSTCSPADSTSSPADSTSSPVDSTSSPTDSTSSPTDSTSSPVDSTGSPVDSTSSLVDSTSSPADSTSSPTDSTSSPVDSTSSPVDSTSSPTDSTSSPVDSTCSPADSTCSPADSTSSPADSTSSLVDSTSSPADSTCSPADSTSSPVDCTSSPADSTSSPVDSTSSPTDSTSSPVDSTSSPADSTSSPADSTSSPTDSTSSLVDSTSSPVHSTSSPVDSTSSPADSTSSPTDSTSSPADSTSSPVDSTSSPADSTGSPADSTSSPVDCTSSPADSTSSPADSTSSPTDSTSSLVDSTSSPVHSTSSPADSTSSPADSTSSPADSTCSPADSTSSPADSTSSLVDSTSSPADSTSSPADSTCSPVDSTSSPADSTCSPADSTSSLVDSTCGPADSTCSPADSTSSPADSTSSPVDSTGSPADSTSSPVDRTSSPADSTCSPADSTSSPADSTSSLVDSTSSPADSTSSLVDSTSSPADSTSSPTDSTSSPADSTSSPADSTSSPADSTSSLVDSTSSPADSTSSLVDSTSSLVDSTSSPADSTSSPADSTSSPVDSTSSLVDSTSSPADSTNSPTDSTSSPTDSTSSPVDSTSSPADSTSSPADSTNSPADSTSSPADSTSSPVDSTSSLVDSTSSPADSINSPADSTSSPVDSTSSPTDSTSSPVDSTGSPADSTCSPADSTSSPVDSTSSPADSTNSPVDSTSSPADSTNSPADSTSSPVHSTSSPVNSTSSPVHSTSSPVHSTSSPVNSTSSPVDSTSSPADSASSPADSTSSPVNSTSSPVHSTSSPVNSTSSPVHSTSSPVDS is encoded by the coding sequence ACAGTACCAGTAGTCCTGTAGACAGTACCGGTAGTCCTGCAAACAGTACCAGTAGTTCTGCAGACAGTACCAGTAGTCCTGTAGACAGTACCAGTAGTCCTGTAGACAGTACCAGTAGTCCTGTAGACAGTACCAGTAGTCCTGTAGACAGTGCCGGTAGTCCTGTAGACAGTACCGGTAGTCCTGTAGACAGTACCAGTAGTCCTGTAGACAGTACCAGTAGTCCTGTAGACAGTACCGGTAGTCCTGCAGACTGTACCAGTAGTCCTGCAGACAGTACCAGTAGTCCTGCAGACAGTACCGGTAGTCCTGTAGACAGTACCAGTAGTCCTGTAGACAGTACCATTAGTCCTGCAGACAGTACCGGTAGTCCTGTAGACAGTACCGGTAGTCCTGTAGACAGTACCAGTAGTCCTGTAGACAGTACCAGTAGTCCTGCAGACAGTACCAGTAGTCCTGCAGACAGTACCAGTAGTCCTGCAGATAGTACCGGTAGTCCTGCAGACAGTACCGGTAGTCCTGTAGACAGTACCAGTAGTCCTGTAGACAGTACCATTAGTCCTGCAGACAGTACCGGTAGTCCTGTAGACAGTACCAGTAGTCCTGTAGACAGTACCAGTAGTCCTGCAGACAGTACCAGTAGTCCTGCAGACAGTACCAGTAGTCCTGCAGACAGTACCAGTAGTCCTGCAGACAGTACCAGTAGTCCTGCAGACAGTACCAGTAGTCCTGTAGACAGTACCTGTAGTCCTGCAGACAGTACCAATAGTCCTGTAGACAGTACCAGTAGTCCTGCAGACAGTACCTGTAGTCCTGCAGACAGTACCAATAGTCCTGCAGACAGTACCAGTAGTCCTGTAGACAGTACCAGTAGTCCTGCAGACAGTACCTGTAGTCCTACAGACAGTaccagtagtcccgtagacagtacCAGTAGTCCTGCAGACAGTACCAGTAGTCCTGTAGACAGTACCAGTAGTCCTACAGACAGTACCAGTAGTCCTGTAGACAGTACCAGTAGCCCTGCAGACAGTACCTGTAGTCCTGCAGATAGTACCAGTAGTCCTGCAGACAGTACCAGTAGTCCTGTAGACAGTACCAGTAGTCCTACAGACAGTACCAGTAGTCCTACAGACAGTACCAGTAGTCCTGTAGACAGTACCGGTAGTCCTGTAGACAGTACCAGTAGTCTTGTAGACAGTACCAGTAGTCCTGCAGACAGTACCAGTAGTCCTACAGATAGTACCAGTAGTCCTGTAGACAGTACCAGTAGTCCTGTAGACAGTACCAGTAGTCCTACAGACAGTACCAGTAGTCCTGTAGACAGTACCTGTAGTCCTGCAGACAGTACCTGTAGTCCTGCAGATAGTACCAGTAGTCCTGCAGACAGTACCAGTAGTCTTGTAGACAGTACCAGTAGTCCTGCAGACAGTACCTGTAGTCCTGCAGACAGTACCAGTAGTCCTGTAGATTGTACCAGTAGTCCTGCAGACAGTACCAGTAGTCCTGTAGACAGTACCAGTAGTCCTACAGACAGTACCAGTAGTCCTGTAGACAGTACCAGTAGTCCTGCAGACAGTACCAGTAGTCCTGCAGACAGTACCAGTAGTCCTACAGACAGTACCAGTAGTCTTGTAGACAGTACCAGTAGTCCTGTACACAGTACCAGTAGTCCTGTAGACAGTACCAGTAGTCCTGCAGACAGTACCAGTAGTCCTACAGACAGTACCAGTAGTCCTGCAGACAGTACCAGTAGTCCTGTAGACAGTACCAGTAGTCCTGCAGACAGTACCGGTAGTCCTGCAGACAGTACCAGTAGTCCTGTAGACTGTACCAGTAGTCCTGCAGACAGTACCAGTAGTCCTGCAGACAGTACCAGTAGTCCTACAGACAGTACCAGTAGTCTTGTAGACAGTACCAGTAGTCCTGTACACAGTACCAGTAGTCCTGCAGACAGTACCAGTAGTCCTGCAGACAGTACCAGTAGTCCTGCAGACAGTACCTGTAGTCCTGCAGATAGTACCAGTAGTCCTGCAGACAGTACCAGTAGTCTTGTAGACAGTACCAGTAGTCCTGCAGACAGTACCAGTAGTCCTGCAGACAGTACCTGTAGTCCTGTAGACAGTACCAGTAGTCCTGCAGACAGTACCTGTAGTCCTGCAGACAGTACCAGTAGTCTTGTAGACAGTACCTGTGGTCCTGCAGACAGTACCTGTAGTCCTGCAGATAGTACCAGTAGTCCTGCAGACAGTACCAGTAGTCCTGTAGACAGTACCGGTAGTCCTGCAGACAGTACCAGTAGTCCTGTAGACAGGACCAGTAGTCCTGCAGACAGTACCTGTAGTCCTGCAGATAGTACCAGTAGTCCTGCAGACAGTACCAGTAGTCTTGTAGACAGTACCAGTAGTCCTGCAGACAGTACCAGTAGTCTTGTAGACAGTACCAGTAGTCCTGCAGACAGTACCAGTAGTCCTACAGACAGTACCAGTAGTCCTGCAGACAGTACCAGTAGTCCTGCAGATAGTACCAGTAGTCCTGCAGACAGTACCAGTAGTCTTGTAGACAGTACCAGTAGTCCTGCAGACAGTACCAGTAGTCTTGTAGACAGTACCAGTAGTCTTGTAGACAGTACCAGTAGTCCTGCAGATAGTACCAGTAGTCCTGCAGATAGTACCAGTAGTCCTGTAGACAGTACCAGTAGTCTTGTAGACAGTACCAGTAGTCCTGCAGACAGTACCAATAGTCCTACAGACAGTACCAGTAGTCCTACAGACAGTACCAGTAGTCCTGTAGACAGTACCAGTAGTCCTGCAGATAGTACCAGTAGTCCTGCAGACAGTACCAATAGTCCTGCAGACAGTACCAGTAGTCCTGCAGATAGTACCAGTAGTCCTGTAGACAGTACCAGTAGTCTTGTAGACAGTACCAGTAGTCCTGCAGACAGTATCAATAGTCCTGCAGACAGTACCAGTAGTCCTGTAGACAGTACCAGTAGTCCTACAGACAGTACCAGTAGTCCTGTAGACAGTACCGGTAGTCCTGCAGACAGTACCTGTAGTCCTGCAGACAGTACCAGTAGTCCTGTAGACAGTACCAGTAGTCCTGCAGACAGTACCAATAGTCCTGTAGACAGTACCAGTAGTCCTGCAGACAGTACCAATAGTCCTGCAGACAGTACCAGTAGTCCTGTACACAGTACCAGTAGTCCTGTAAACAGTACCAGTAGTCCTGTACACAGTACCAGTAGTCCTGTACACAGTACCAGTAGTCCTGTAAACAGTACCAGTAGTCCTGTAGACAGTACCAGTAGTCCTGCAGACAGTGCCAGTAGTCCTGCAGACAGTACCAGTAGTCCTGTAAACAGTACCAGTAGTCCTGTACACAGTACCAGTAGTCCTGTAAACAGTACCAGTAGTCCTGTACACAGTACCAGTAGTCCTGTTGACAGCTAA